The sequence below is a genomic window from Pseudobdellovibrionaceae bacterium.
AGATGTTTTTAAACACCTTCCTTTAGAGTTTTCTGAAGAGGCTGTAAGCCTTGTGGAAATGAAACTAGAAAACAGCATTGGATAATTAAAAAAGGATACCGCAAGCATGTTAAAAGTTACCAACTTACACGCCTCTATAAATGATAAAGAAATTTTAACTGGTTTAAATTTAAGTGTTCAGGCGGGGGAGGTACATTGTATCATGGGCCCCAATGGTGCTGGAAAAAGCACTTTGTCTAAAATTTTAACCAAGCACCCCGACTACAGCGTTAATTCTGGCCAAATAGAATACACGCTTAACTTTGAAAAATACGACTTGCTAAACATGGAGGCTAACGAACGCTCTTTAAATGGTGTTTTTTTAGCCCTGCAACACCCTGTGGAAATTACTGGTATTAGTAACTTTCAATTTTTACAAGAAATTACAAAAGCTCACTGCCTCCACCAAGGGGTTAAACCTCCCTCTAGCGATGAGCTTAAAAAAATGATTTTAGATTTAGCTAAGCAACTAAAACTACCTTCTGACTTTTTAGACCGATCCATTAACGATGGTTTTTCGGGAGGAGAAAAAAAGCGTAACGAAGTATTGCAAATGCTTTTGCTAAAGCCGCAACTTATTTTTTTAGACGAACTGGATTCTGGTTTAGACATTGACGGTTTACACCTTGTTGCCAAGGCTATTAAAAATTTTCAAAATTCCGAAAGAGCCTTTGTATTAGTTACCCACTACCAAAGTATCTTAAAAGAAATAAAGCCCGATTTTGTACATGTTTTGCATGGAGGAAAGCTTGTTAAAAGTGGCGACTACAGTTTGGCAGAAAAAATTGCTGCTCAGGGGTATTCTTGGTTAACTTAAGTTTATTAAAAAACACTAAGCAAGTGCCTTGGAAGGGGTTTCCTCTTTATGCCGCTTTGCAAGAGGTGCCTAAAAACCTTTTTCTAACTACTCTTCCAAAAGAGGTGGTGTTTTTTACCATACATCCCGATGACAAAAATAAAATAGATATTCAATATAATCTAACTAACCCCTTTAAAAAACCAGAAGAGCAATTTTTAGAACTACAATCGCTTCGTAGTAAAAAAGATTTTTCTAGTTTTCAAAATATCTTTAATACAGACAATCAATTATATGCCCTGCTGTCTGTTAAAGAAAACCAACACCTTGCGCACCCTATTGCCATCCATCTTCCTTGTTCTCAAAAATACCAAAACTTGCAGTATGGAATTGTTGTGAAAAAAAACGCTTCGGCAAGTGTTTATGAATCCTACACAGGTAGTGATGAAGCAATGGATCTACACAATGTTAGTTCTTTTATTTCTGTGCAAGAAAATGCTTGTTTAAATTTTATCAGTGAAAATTCTAAAACTTCGTCGGCAATGTCTGTCCGGCACATGCATAATTATTTGCACCAAAATAGCCAAATGTATCTTAATTATTATTCGGTAAACAACACTACCCCCGTATCAGTTAACCAGCTTTCTTCGCTGTACAATGTTCATACTTTTTTAATGGGTAAAGCCTCTAATTTTTTTGAACAAGCTTTAACTTTAGCTAAAAATAAAACAAACAACCATCATTGTAGTAATATTTATCACTTAAAGCCTTGTGGGCAATCCTCCCAATTACACAAAGCCCTGTTAGATGATTTTGCAAAAAGTGTTTTTAATGCTTTAGTATTTATTGGCTCTGATTGTCCACAGGTTAATAGTCATCAACTTAATAATAATTTAAGCTTTTCTAAAAAAACAAAAGTTATCTCTCAGCCTCAATTGCAAGTAAAAACAGATGATGTAAAGGCCGCCCACGGAAGCACTACGGGGCAAGTGCAAGCAGAAGAACTGTACTACCTTCAGTCTCGAGGAATTTCTTTGCTAAAAGCTAAACAATTATTAAAACAAGCCTTTATAAAAGAAACATATAGTAATATAACTAACCCTGTTATTAAAAAAACCATTAGCAGTATTTTAAAAAAATATGATGAATAAAACATACGATATAAAAAAAATTCGCTCTGAATTTCCTCAACTAAGTTTACAAATAAAAGAAAAGCCTTTGGTTTATCTAGATAGTGCGGCCACCACTTTAAAGCCAAAGCCTGTTATTGATAAACTTTCTGACCTTTATCTTTTTAAAACGGCAAACATTCACCGAGCCGCTCATGAGTTAAGCCAAAACATTAGTGCCGATTACGAAAAGGCTAGAGAAAATGTAGCCACTTTTATTAACGGCAAACAAAACGAAGTGATCTTTACCAAGGGAACTACCGAGTCCATTAACTTTGTCGCACAATCGTATGCAAAATACTTTCCTAAAGGGAGCGAAATTATTATTAGTAGCTTAGAACATCATTCTAATATTTTGCCTTGGCAAAGTATCGCTAAAGAATATGGTTTGGTATTAAAGTTTATTGATTGTTTACCTTCGGGGGAGTTAGATTTTAATCACTTTAAAAGTTTAATTACTAAAAAAACTAAACTATTAGCTTTAACTATTTGCTCTAACGCTTTGGGGATTATTAACCCTGTGGAAGACTTCACTGCAGTGGCTAAAAAAAATCAAATAAAAGTTTTATTAGATGCTGCTCAATCTATTAGTTCTAATATCACCGATGTAAAACAATTGGGCGCTGATTTTTTAGTGTTCTCGGGGCACAAAATTTTTGCCCCCACAGGCATTGGAGTTTTATGGGTTAAAGACAATTTGCTAGAACATCTAAAACCCTATCAGGTGGGCGGAGGAATGATTTCTTCTGTGAACAAACAGTCTTGTGCTTTAGCCTGTCCTCCTCATAGGTTTGAAGCGGGCACCCCTCCCATTGTACAAGCTATTAGCTTGGGGCATGCTTTAAATTATGTGCAAAACATTGGGTTACAAAATATTCATAATCATGAAAAAGCTTTATTAACAGCTCTCGACGAGGGCCTGGGGACCATTTCTGGACTTAGCATTCTGGGCCCTTTAAAAACACGAGTAAATATTTGCTCCTTTAGTGTGCAAGACATACACTCTTCTGATATTGGCCAGTTATTAAGTATGCAGGGTTTTTGCGTTAGAACGGGCAATCATTGTGCACAACCCTTGGTGGTTGAAGAGCTTAAAATTAACACCGGCCTAACTAGAATTTCCCTTTCTATTTACAACACCTTAGAGGAGGTGCAAGCTTGCATCGTCGCGGTTAAAAAATGCTTAAAAATGCTTCGCTAAAGGGTTTGCAATGCCCTAATGACTATGCTAGGTTGTTTTTTGCATGACTGGCAAGTGCCATTTAAGCAAAGAACCAAAACAGAGGAAAAAGAAAAATGGGTAAAAGACTATACGTAGGGAACCTTCCCTTTACAGTGACAGAACAAACATTAGGTGATTCATTTGCAGAATGTGGAACAGTAGAAACTATCACACTTATTACAGATAGAGAAACAGGCCGTAGTAAAGGTTTTGGCTTTATCGAAATGGGAACAGATGATGAAGCGCAAAAAGCGATTTCAAAGTTTGATGGACAAGACTATGAAGGTCGTTCATTAAAAGTTAACGAAGCTCGTCCAAAAGAAGACAGACCTCGCGGTGGCGGCGGTGGATTCGGTGGCGGCGGTGGCGGCGGTGGTCGTGGCGGACGCTACTAATTTAGTATAATTATTTATAAATTATTGTGACAAAAAGGAGCTAATTATTAGCTCCTTTTTTTTTGTAGTAAAAACTAACAATAATTAAACTAGAAGCCATTTTATAAACTTAAATATTCGTCATAAGAGGTGTACTTATCTTCAATAACTTTTCCGTCAATGTCGATAATTCGGTTAGCTACGGTTTGAATAAATTCGTGATCATGGGAGGTAAATAAAGCTGTTCCGTTAAATTTTGCCAAACCATCATTCACGGCGGTAATACTTTCTAAATCTAAATGATTAGTGGGTCCGTCTAATATTAATACATTCGCCCCCGACAACATCATTTTAGAAAACATACAACGCACTTTTTCGCCGCCCGATAGTACATTGGTTTTTTTAAGTGCTTCGTCGCCCGAAAATAACATTTTTCCCAAAAACCCACGAATAAAAGATTCGTCTTTTTCTTCGGAGTATTGGCGCAACCAATCTAAAATAGAATATTTTCCATCGGCAAAATAAACAGAATTATCAGAGGGAAAATACGCTTTAGTGGTAGTTACTCCCCACTGCACAGTCCCTGCGTCGGGCTTTACCTCTCCCTCTAATATTTGAAAAAGTAATGTTTTAGCCACATCGTTTTTCCCTAAAAAAACAACTTTGTCGCCTTTTTTAAGGTTAAAAGAAATATTGTCTAAAACTTTTTCTCCATTAATGCTTTTTGTTAAGCCTTCTACTAATAATAAATCTTTTCCCGCTTCGCGCTTGGGCTGAAAAGTAATGTAGGGGTATTTTCTAGTTGTTCGTGGTAAATCTTCAATTTTTAATTTTTCTAATTGCTTTTGTCGAGAAGTGGCTTGTTTAGATTTTGCTGCATTTGCTGAAAACCTTTGAATAAAACTTTTTAATTGATCGGCCTTGTCTTCGGCTTTTCTTTTTTGATCGCTGCGCAATTGTAAAGCTAGCTCGGAGGACTGGCGCCAAAAATCATAATTTCCCGCATAAACAGTTAGCTTTTTAAAATCTAGGTCGGCAATATGTGTACACACTTTATTTAAAAAATGTCTGTCATGCGAAACCACAATAACGGTATTGGTAAAATTTAGTAAAAAATTTTCTAACCAATGAATGGCGGCAATATCTAAATGGTTGGTTGGCTCATCTAACAATAACACTTCTGGCGAACCAATTAAGGCTTGAGCTAATAACACCTTAACCTTTGTATCGCCTGATAAATCTTTCATAACTTTTTCATGAAATTTGGTGCTAATGCCTAGGCCTGCAAGCAAGGTTGCAGCTTCGGATTCGGCCTCCCACCCGTTAAGTTCTGTAAATTGTGCTTCTAAATCGCCCGCACGAACGCCATCTTCGTCAGAAAAGTTTTCTTTTGCATAAATGGCGTCTTTTTCTTTCATAATAGAATAGAGTTTTTTATTTCCCATTAACACCGTTTCTAAAACGCTATTTTCGTCATAGGCAAAGTGATCTTGCTTTAACATAGACAGGCGATCGCCGTGCCCCAAGCTTACCGTTCCTGTTTGTGGTTCAATGTCTAAAGAAAGAATTTTTAAAAAGGTAGATTTTCCAGCTCCATTAGCTCCAATTAACCCGTAACAATTTCCGGGAGTAAATTTTGCATTTACATCATCAAATAATTTTTGCCCACCAAAGGCTAAACTAACATTATTTGCACTAATCATCGCCCTGTCCTTTCTTGTTTTTACTGCTGTGAAGATACAATAATAAGCCTGTGCGGTCTATTAAAAAGTTTGAACATGCTTAGCAATAACCATTGGAGAAGAATAATTTTATTGATTGCTTTGCCGGGAGTGCAAGTTTAAATATTGTTTTGCAAAGTTTGGTGGAGCCAAGGGGGATCGAACCCCTGACCTCTACGCTGCCAGCGTAGCGCTCTCCCAGCTGAGCTATGGCCCCCAACATTGCCAGACTAGCTTAAACAGAAAAAAAAGCAACAGCCCTTTAAAAACAAAAACGCTAGCTCTTTTATATAAAAAATTATATAGCTATAACCATGAGCACAGTAGACATACGGCCCGAAGATATTTTAATTAAAGTGCAAGACACACCTAACCCATGGGCTTTAAAGTTTATTATTAATCAAGTTTTAAAGTCAGAGGGCAAGGCCACTTTTACCAAGCCGGATGAGTGTAATAATTTGCCGCTAATTTATGCACTAGTTACCCTAAAGGGCGTAAAACAAGTTTATGTTTTTCGCAACACTTTAAGCATCACCTACACCGAAGAAATAGAAAAAGAAGATTTAATTAGCAATGTGCAAATTATTATAAAAACGCGCATTAATATTCACAACCCTGACTTTTTAGACTACGACCCTTTTGAAGAAAAAAAACCAAAGGTTAAAAAATCACACCAATCCGACAACCCCGAAATTCAAAAAATAAATGAAATTTTAGATCGCACAGTAAGGCCCGCCCTACAAGCCGACGGTGGTGATATTGATATTATAGAAATTTTAGACGATGAAGTAAAAATTCTTTATCAAGGTGCTTGTGGAGGTTGCCCCAGCGCACTCACGGGAACTTTGCAAGCTATAGAAAATATTTTGCAAAACGAACTGGATAAGCCAAACTTAAAAGTTTCTCCAATATAAAAACCGCGCTGGTTATTTTAAAGAACTAAAATACGCAGCAATGTCTTCCATATCTTGAACGCTTAACCCTGCAACCATAGGCTTCATGCTTGGGTCTTTACGGGCGCCCGACTTAAATGCTTTTAATTGCTTTACTAAATAGGCCTGTTTTTGACCCGCCAAATTAGGCCACACAGGACTGACACTAATTCCTTTTGCCCCGTGACAAGCAAAGCAAGTGGCGGCCCTAGCCTTTCCTTTTTTTGCATTTCCCGCCGCCTGAACTGAAGAAATAAATCCAAAAACCATGCATATACTGATAATACTTTTTGCAAACATAATAACTCCTTAATAAATATAATGTTTAAATACTCCTTAGAAGAAAAAAAGCAAGTGCCCTTTAAAAAAAGGCCTAAACTTTTAAAAACCGCTATCGCAAAGGCTTTAGCCTGTACGCTTAGCTTTATATATTATCCATAAAATATTCTGTTGCTCCCAATACAATAAAGGGAAATGCTACTAACAATATTCCTGGAATTATAAAGCTTAGTGATAAAAAACTACTTAAGCCTAAAAAAAAGGGGAAAAAAGTAAAAGAAAATTTTAGGCGGCTTAACAGGGGTAAGGCTTTAAGCTCCATAACATAGTCCATACTATCTAAAGCAATAATCCACATCATTGCAAAATTAGAAAAAATGGATATTACTGGAAAAAATGATAATACAAAAAACAAGAGGCCTAAAATAGAAAAAAAAACTACGCGCTTTATGCTTACTTGCAATAAAAAGAAAAATAACTGTATTTTTTTTTTCACTGTTACTTCGGTAGCTACAGAAGAATTTTTCTTCTTGCAAAAAGATTCCACTAAAAATAAATGAAAAGGGCTAGCTATAACAGTAAAAATGCTAAAAACCACATACAAAAGCAATATAGAAAAACTAAACCATAAAGTGGCCTTTAATAACCCAGCCAATAGAGGGTATACCCAAAAAGACGACATAAAAACTAAAGTGTTGTCTATAAATTTAGAAAGATAGGAAATAGAAAAAAAGTTTCCGGCAAAAAATAATAGCCCTGCAAAAATTAGAGGCATAAAAATCCATTTTTGCAAAGACTTATGCTCTTTAGCTAATTTTATTCCTCTAAAGAAAACTAAAAACCCTTTAAAAAAGTGCATCATAATATAAACCCACTAACATAAACCCGCAGGAGTGAAAAAGTAAAAAGCTACAATAATTAAATTGTAGCTTTTTTTGTTTACACAAAGGAAGTAAAATTAACTTCGCGTGGTTACTAAAAGTAATTAAATATGATCTCTCATGATATCGCGATCCATTACTGTTTTGCGATTTTCACTTTTAGCAGCTTCAATGCCTTTTTTGCACAATCTTTCTACCGCTTGGCTTAATGCAGCCACTGTTTCTGCAGAAGTATTGCACCCACCAGCTTCTTTAATATATTTTTTTACCTTACTTGCTACTACTAGTACTTCAGCCATAATTATCCCCTTATATTTTAGCGCCTACCTATTACTATATTATAGACATATTTGCCTAAACTCTAGCACAACATTAAATTCTGGCAAATAAAAAGTAGAAAAACTCTAGAAAAAATTTGTTAAATTTAAAAATACTCTTAAAATTGCAATATCTGCACGCTTTTAGGTTCAGAAATAACCAGTTTAGTGGCTGTTTGTAAAACCGAATTATGCCTTGTAACCACATTGGCGCTATAAGAACCTCTTGGTAGGTTAAAGGCAATAAAACCAATGGTTTTCTTATTGGGTTGTTTATAGGTTTGCCACTGCTTATCAAAATAAAAAAGCTGTCTTTTTAAATGGGGAGGGGAATCTAACAAGGGTTTAATGTTCGCGCTAAAAGCTACGGTTTTTTGACTCACCCCAATCAAAACGCTAGATTCGTCCACAAGCGTTATGTTTTTTGCCATTTTACTAAGCCATGCTTTTCGAAGCATGGGAATTTCTAATTGGTTTTTGTTAGAAAAAGAAAGAATACTTAAAGCTTGGTAGCTTGTGTTTTTTGGCTCCACTTCGAATAGCTGCAAATTTTCGCCATCTTTTTGTTGGGGAAGAACTACTTTGCCACCTTCGGTAACAAAAGATCCGTAATCAGACCCTAATAATTTTACTTTTGCTTGCACAAACTTTTTAGAAAATAAATCGTAAGGTATAATGTGTTTTTTTCTATTTTTTGATTCAATAAAATCTACAAAAGAAACCGCGCCACTTTGAACGGGAACAAATTTAGAATTATAAGAATGTTGTGCAAATTGCACCCCTATGGAATTTACTCCGCTTTCTAAACCTACAAAAGCAAACAAGCCCGAAGCACTAGTGCTAGATAGCTCTTTGTTAGGAACCCAGCTGTCAAAGTAAATGGGCTTTATGTTAGAGTTGTAAAGTTGAAGTTTTGCCCCTTGCACAGGCCTTCCTTTATAAGAAATTCTTCCCCATACAATAGAGGGTTTATTAGAAATTTCTAAATCCCATTCTAATAAATATAAAAAAGAATCAATTATAGACTTCGAAAAAGAATACAAATTACTTAAGCTAAAAGTATTGCCAAAAGATAAGCTCGGCCAATGGTTAAGGTGGTAAGCTCCTAATAAATAATTAGAACCTTTGCTCATGTTAATGTCTCTATATAAGCCTTTGCTTTTTAAAATTTTTCGGTCTAAAGATTCTGCATAAAAACTTACCTTACCACTTGGTGTTTTGTTGGATAAATTTCCTCCCCATAAAGTTTGACTAGACAAAGCGAGCCCTTTTAAACCTTTGGAAACATCTCTAATTGGCAAAACTGCAGGTAAAGTTAGGCTGCTGGTGCGCACTTTAGAAAAACCAATTAATTCTCCAGAGTTACTTCTTAACTCGGCAACAATATAACTATTAAAAGCAGCGTTTTTTAAAAAGAACCTTGCCTTTTGGTAATCAATTTTTGCTTCAGAAACTTTTAGCCCGTTGTGCATTTGATAAATAAACACCTCGGAGCCATTAATAAACAAACCATCTTTTAACAAAAATTTTCCAGAAATTGCAGGGCCTAAACTTTTATTGCTTTTAGTTTTTTGCTGTGGCGTGGTTTTAAAATTGGCACTGGCCATTAAATTTTGGCTTTGTCTTTGGTCAAGGGTAAGCCCCCCTCCTTTTTGTTCCATTTCTGTATACCAAGCCGACCAGTTAAATATATTGCCTGTGCTTAGTGTCTCCGAAGAAGCACTAGCAATATTTCTTTTTCCTTTGGCGGCGGAGACAGCAAAGTTTTGGTGAGCCTTTAAAAAGGATATTGCATATAAAGGAGTTTTTATGTTTTTTATGCTTTTATTATTTTGCTCCATCTCTTCTACTAAAAAGGAACTGTCCTCGATAACGGCATAAGCACTGGCGGCGCTATCCATGCTGATTTCGTGAACCGGCGAAGAAACTAATTCTACTAACGCAGTGTCGGATTCTAAACCGGCATTGAGTATTAAAAAAGACGGTAATATTTTAAATAAAAAAAAAGAATAAGTAGTTTTAAATAATAATCCTAACTTTAACATATCTCTATCCTTGTGTGCTTCTTTGACTAGTCAGTGGATATTAAAATGTTTTCAAAAAACTCGGAAGTCGTCAATCATATTAAAGCTTTTAGCCCTTTTGCCTAGGTGACTAGTCAAAGTTTTTCTAACAACCTCTTTTAATTGTTCAGAAACTTCAACAGATTCATAAATACGCTTACCATGATTAATAA
It includes:
- the sufC gene encoding Fe-S cluster assembly ATPase SufC is translated as MLKVTNLHASINDKEILTGLNLSVQAGEVHCIMGPNGAGKSTLSKILTKHPDYSVNSGQIEYTLNFEKYDLLNMEANERSLNGVFLALQHPVEITGISNFQFLQEITKAHCLHQGVKPPSSDELKKMILDLAKQLKLPSDFLDRSINDGFSGGEKKRNEVLQMLLLKPQLIFLDELDSGLDIDGLHLVAKAIKNFQNSERAFVLVTHYQSILKEIKPDFVHVLHGGKLVKSGDYSLAEKIAAQGYSWLT
- a CDS encoding ABC-F family ATP-binding cassette domain-containing protein, translated to MISANNVSLAFGGQKLFDDVNAKFTPGNCYGLIGANGAGKSTFLKILSLDIEPQTGTVSLGHGDRLSMLKQDHFAYDENSVLETVLMGNKKLYSIMKEKDAIYAKENFSDEDGVRAGDLEAQFTELNGWEAESEAATLLAGLGISTKFHEKVMKDLSGDTKVKVLLAQALIGSPEVLLLDEPTNHLDIAAIHWLENFLLNFTNTVIVVSHDRHFLNKVCTHIADLDFKKLTVYAGNYDFWRQSSELALQLRSDQKRKAEDKADQLKSFIQRFSANAAKSKQATSRQKQLEKLKIEDLPRTTRKYPYITFQPKREAGKDLLLVEGLTKSINGEKVLDNISFNLKKGDKVVFLGKNDVAKTLLFQILEGEVKPDAGTVQWGVTTTKAYFPSDNSVYFADGKYSILDWLRQYSEEKDESFIRGFLGKMLFSGDEALKKTNVLSGGEKVRCMFSKMMLSGANVLILDGPTNHLDLESITAVNDGLAKFNGTALFTSHDHEFIQTVANRIIDIDGKVIEDKYTSYDEYLSL
- a CDS encoding cytochrome c, producing the protein MFAKSIISICMVFGFISSVQAAGNAKKGKARAATCFACHGAKGISVSPVWPNLAGQKQAYLVKQLKAFKSGARKDPSMKPMVAGLSVQDMEDIAAYFSSLK
- a CDS encoding RNA-binding protein; this encodes MGKRLYVGNLPFTVTEQTLGDSFAECGTVETITLITDRETGRSKGFGFIEMGTDDEAQKAISKFDGQDYEGRSLKVNEARPKEDRPRGGGGGFGGGGGGGGRGGRY
- a CDS encoding NifU family protein, whose translation is MSTVDIRPEDILIKVQDTPNPWALKFIINQVLKSEGKATFTKPDECNNLPLIYALVTLKGVKQVYVFRNTLSITYTEEIEKEDLISNVQIIIKTRINIHNPDFLDYDPFEEKKPKVKKSHQSDNPEIQKINEILDRTVRPALQADGGDIDIIEILDDEVKILYQGACGGCPSALTGTLQAIENILQNELDKPNLKVSPI
- a CDS encoding cysteine desulfurase is translated as MMNKTYDIKKIRSEFPQLSLQIKEKPLVYLDSAATTLKPKPVIDKLSDLYLFKTANIHRAAHELSQNISADYEKARENVATFINGKQNEVIFTKGTTESINFVAQSYAKYFPKGSEIIISSLEHHSNILPWQSIAKEYGLVLKFIDCLPSGELDFNHFKSLITKKTKLLALTICSNALGIINPVEDFTAVAKKNQIKVLLDAAQSISSNITDVKQLGADFLVFSGHKIFAPTGIGVLWVKDNLLEHLKPYQVGGGMISSVNKQSCALACPPHRFEAGTPPIVQAISLGHALNYVQNIGLQNIHNHEKALLTALDEGLGTISGLSILGPLKTRVNICSFSVQDIHSSDIGQLLSMQGFCVRTGNHCAQPLVVEELKINTGLTRISLSIYNTLEEVQACIVAVKKCLKMLR